A stretch of Peteryoungia algae DNA encodes these proteins:
- a CDS encoding Mth938-like domain-containing protein gives MVFGFGDKGVTIRDAHFPGRPGIDSYGNGGFRFADMSHRGSLLLLPSGVYGWEQTEEEPLTVESLSRVFAEAGIEFLILGTGRQLRLIDPDLRATLKAKGIAADPMGTGAAIRTYNIMLAEQRPVAAALIAV, from the coding sequence GTCACCATACGTGACGCCCATTTCCCCGGGCGACCCGGCATTGACAGTTACGGCAATGGCGGGTTCCGCTTTGCCGACATGTCGCATCGCGGTTCGCTTCTGCTCCTGCCCTCCGGTGTCTATGGCTGGGAGCAGACCGAGGAGGAGCCGCTGACCGTGGAGTCGCTCTCCCGTGTCTTCGCCGAAGCGGGGATCGAATTCCTGATCCTCGGGACCGGCCGTCAGCTGCGTCTCATCGATCCGGATCTCCGCGCGACCCTGAAGGCAAAGGGCATTGCCGCAGATCCGATGGGAACAGGTGCTGCCATCCGCACGTATAACATCATGCTGGCCGAGCAGCGGCCGGTCGCAGCCGCCCTCATTGCGGTCTGA